Proteins from one Juglans microcarpa x Juglans regia isolate MS1-56 chromosome 1S, Jm3101_v1.0, whole genome shotgun sequence genomic window:
- the LOC121246793 gene encoding UPF0613 protein PB24D3.06c, translated as MSLSHSSATSLSSTSTSSSSSTTTSWLSGIVRGRSDRPGSVKMGSNSNVGGGGADGTGPVVRKNQWRGVLFKYGPKPIQVAFKTGDHKQQVIFIGGLTDGFLATEYLEPLAIALENEKWALVQPLLSSSYSGYGTSSLKQDAMELDQLISHLINKEDSEGVVLLGHSTGCQDIVHYMRTNAACSRAVRAAILQAPVSDREYRATLPETAAMIDLASNMISEGQGSELMPREADPTSPITAYRYHSLCAYMGDDDMFSSDLSDDQLRMRLSHMSNTPCQVIYSMADEYMPEYVDKKALLERLCRAMGGAEKAEIEHGNHSLSNRIDEAVQAIINFVKREGPKGWDDPWS; from the exons ATGAGTCTCTCTCACTCTTCTGCCACCTCTCTGTCCTCCACATCTACCTCTTCTTCGTCCTCGACGACGACTTCTTGGCTTTCTGGCATTGTGCGAGGCCGGTCCGACCGGCCCGGGAGTGTCAAGATGGGCAGCAACTCCAACGTCGGTGGTGGCGGTGCTGACGGTACCGGTCCAGTTGTTCGGAAAAACCAGTGGCGTGGTGTTCTCTTTAAGTATGGGCCCAAGCCTATTCAG GTTGCATTCAAAACAGGCGATCATAAACAACAAGTAATTTTTATTGGTGGATTAACTGACGGTTTTCTGGCGACTGA GTACTTGGAACCTCTTGCAATTGCATTGGAGAACGAGAAATGGGCACTTGTTCAACCACTTCTGTCATCCTCATATAGTGGATATGGCACCTCCAGCTTGAAACAA GATGCAATGGAGCTTGACCAGCTGATCAGTCATTTAATAAACAAAGAAGATTCAGAAGGTGTGGTACTTCTGGGGCATAGTACTGGTTGTCAG GATATTGTGCATTATATGCGCACAAATGCCGCATGCTCGAGAGCAGTCCGTGCAGCCATATTGCAG GCTCCTGTTAGTGATCGGGAATATAGAGCAACTCTTCCAGAAACAGCCGCTATGATTGACTTGGCTTCTAACATGATAAGCGAAGGCCAAGGGTCAGAATTAATGCCAAGGGAAGCAGATCCCACTTCCCCAATAACTGCTTATAG GTATCACTCCCTCTGTGCATATATGGGGGATGATGACATGTTCAGTTCTGATCTAAGCGATGACCAGTTGAGGATGAGACTTAGCCACATGTCTAACACACCTTGCCAG GTTATCTATTCCATGGCAGACGAGTATATGCCAGAGTATGTTGATAAGAAAGCATTGCTTGAAAG ATTGTGCAGAGCAATGGGTGGTGCAGAGAAAGCTGAAATCGAACATGGGAATCACTCCCTCTCTAACAGAATCGATGAGGCTGTCCAGGCCATAATTAATTTTGTCAAAAGGGAGGGACCTAAAGGGTGGGATGATCCATGGAGCTAA